In one Neobacillus sp. WH10 genomic region, the following are encoded:
- a CDS encoding histidine phosphatase family protein — translation MKKIFIIRHCEAEGQPSESQLTDKGFKQAIDVSDFFSEIKIDRIISSPYKRAIQSIQPLAKRLNVEIEINRQLTERVLSTKNLSDWLEKLRTTFMI, via the coding sequence TTGAAGAAAATTTTTATTATAAGGCATTGTGAGGCTGAAGGACAACCATCCGAATCACAACTTACAGATAAAGGGTTTAAACAAGCAATAGATGTATCTGATTTTTTTTCCGAAATTAAAATTGACCGTATTATTTCAAGCCCTTATAAGCGTGCTATTCAATCTATACAGCCACTTGCAAAGCGGTTAAATGTCGAGATAGAGATTAATAGACAATTAACAGAACGTGTACTAAGTACTAAAAATCTTTCGGACTGGTTGGAAAAACTAAGAACAACATTTATGATATAG
- a CDS encoding histidine phosphatase family protein produces the protein MKLEGGESSKEAMNRIVEVVEEVFNCENENTIIVTHGNLMSLLIKYYNENFGFVDWQNLSNPDIFLLRNVSNKVIYERLWKQK, from the coding sequence GTGAAATTAGAAGGTGGAGAGTCCAGTAAAGAAGCAATGAATCGAATAGTAGAAGTTGTAGAGGAAGTTTTTAACTGTGAAAATGAAAATACTATCATTGTTACACACGGAAATCTAATGTCATTACTTATAAAGTATTATAATGAAAATTTCGGATTTGTAGATTGGCAAAATCTTAGTAACCCTGACATATTTCTTTTAAGAAATGTGAGTAATAAAGTAATTTATGAAAGATTATGGAAACAAAAATAG
- a CDS encoding IS110 family transposase produces the protein MKDTIKYVGLDVSKEKIAVAIADEGRDEPRYWGMIPNTPESIRKLIKKLGEKENLRVCYEAGPTGYCLYRFFLSLGIECEVIAPSLIPKKPGERIKTDRRDSIKLAKLFRAGELTSVYVPTEDDEALRDLVRAREDAKEDELRAKHRLSKFLLRNDIHPPFKGKKWTRRYREWLNTLKFERSASKVVFQEYLHHLQEIEQRVKRLEEEIKLQSTEGYHAPMIQALQSLRGIAMITATSLVAEIGSFKRFASPKKFMSYIGLIPSESSSGEIRRQGNITKTGNRHVRRLLVEAAWSYRFPPAIKGDLKKRLEGQLPNVQMISWKAQNRLHKKYFRLLSRGKSFGKALTAVARELAGFIWAVTQEIENNTIAK, from the coding sequence ATGAAGGATACCATAAAATATGTAGGTTTAGACGTTTCAAAAGAAAAAATTGCCGTTGCCATTGCAGATGAAGGTCGTGATGAGCCAAGGTATTGGGGAATGATTCCTAACACACCGGAATCCATTAGAAAGTTAATAAAAAAGCTTGGAGAAAAAGAGAATCTTCGAGTGTGTTATGAAGCTGGACCAACTGGCTATTGTTTATATCGGTTTTTTCTTAGCCTAGGAATTGAATGTGAAGTGATCGCACCATCTTTAATCCCTAAAAAACCAGGTGAGCGCATCAAAACTGACCGTAGGGATTCGATTAAACTAGCAAAATTATTCCGTGCAGGTGAATTAACGTCTGTTTATGTGCCGACAGAAGATGATGAAGCCCTTCGGGATTTAGTTCGTGCCCGTGAAGATGCCAAAGAAGATGAATTAAGAGCCAAACATCGATTATCGAAATTCCTTTTACGCAATGATATTCACCCTCCTTTCAAAGGAAAAAAGTGGACTCGTAGATATCGTGAATGGTTAAATACTCTAAAATTTGAGCGTTCTGCATCCAAAGTAGTTTTTCAAGAGTATCTGCACCATTTGCAAGAAATTGAGCAAAGGGTAAAACGGTTAGAGGAAGAAATAAAATTACAATCAACCGAAGGTTACCATGCGCCAATGATTCAAGCACTCCAATCATTAAGGGGAATAGCTATGATTACAGCTACTAGTCTTGTGGCTGAGATTGGATCATTTAAAAGATTTGCTTCTCCAAAAAAATTTATGTCTTACATTGGGTTAATTCCAAGTGAAAGTTCTAGTGGTGAAATCAGAAGGCAAGGGAATATTACCAAAACAGGAAATCGTCATGTTCGTCGTTTGCTTGTAGAAGCAGCCTGGAGTTATCGATTTCCGCCTGCTATAAAGGGGGATTTAAAGAAAAGACTCGAAGGACAGTTGCCCAATGTTCAAATGATCTCATGGAAAGCTCAAAATCGCCTGCATAAAAAGTATTTTCGTTTACTATCACGTGGAAAGTCATTTGGGAAGGCACTAACAGCCGTTGCAAGAGAATTAGCAGGATTTATCTGGGCAGTAACTCAAGAGATTGAAAATAACACTATTGCAAAGTAA
- a CDS encoding GNAT family N-acetyltransferase, translated as MKKYEIKNNIPTLEEYKYLCDSVGWTNYMNFEVVETSLRNSIHCITVNDNEQIVGMGRIVGDGAIYFYIQDIVVHPAYQKNGIGKEIMNILVEYLNRNAPDKAFVGLFASQGKESFYEKYDFKDYSPNMTGMFTVISKK; from the coding sequence TTGAAAAAATATGAGATTAAGAATAACATTCCAACATTGGAAGAATACAAATATCTGTGCGATTCTGTGGGATGGACTAATTATATGAATTTTGAGGTAGTGGAAACATCATTAAGGAATTCTATTCACTGTATTACAGTCAATGATAATGAACAAATTGTGGGCATGGGGAGAATTGTTGGCGATGGGGCTATCTATTTCTATATTCAAGATATAGTGGTCCATCCAGCTTATCAAAAAAATGGCATTGGAAAGGAAATAATGAATATTTTGGTCGAATACTTAAATCGGAATGCCCCAGATAAGGCGTTTGTCGGTTTGTTTGCATCACAAGGTAAAGAATCGTTCTATGAAAAATATGATTTTAAAGATTACTCACCCAACATGACGGGGATGTTTACTGTAATTTCAAAAAAATAA
- a CDS encoding histidine phosphatase family protein: MLTSLYFVLHAHSTYTPDELRRPLSGQADAEKINRIFKKENIDYVISSPYKRAVQTVEGVIDFTGKEVIIENGFKERILSEVPVENFDLAITKVWEEPAFAWEGGESNIIAQKRGVEATLKVLEKYEGKNIVVGTHGNILVLIMNYFDKKYGFSFWKELNMPDIY; this comes from the coding sequence TTGCTAACTAGCTTGTATTTTGTACTACACGCTCATTCAACGTATACACCTGATGAATTAAGAAGACCTTTGTCAGGTCAGGCTGACGCAGAAAAAATTAATCGAATTTTTAAAAAAGAAAATATAGATTATGTGATTTCAAGTCCTTATAAAAGGGCAGTTCAAACAGTCGAAGGAGTTATAGATTTTACAGGTAAAGAAGTTATAATTGAGAATGGTTTTAAGGAACGGATATTGTCTGAAGTTCCTGTTGAGAATTTTGATTTAGCTATCACTAAAGTTTGGGAGGAACCTGCCTTTGCTTGGGAAGGTGGAGAATCCAATATTATTGCACAGAAACGAGGCGTTGAAGCAACTTTAAAGGTTTTAGAAAAATATGAAGGTAAAAACATTGTAGTAGGAACACACGGTAATATATTGGTACTAATAATGAATTATTTTGATAAAAAATATGGTTTTAGTTTTTGGAAAGAACTAAATATGCCAGATATTTATTAA
- a CDS encoding YjzC family protein, producing MILKPGETAPVSGKYVEVGQGGGKVKRAQQIYVNQGEILPMLSPYSIKIEHKGSSEVRNRQHCWKLVQ from the coding sequence ATGATTTTGAAACCAGGCGAAACTGCACCTGTATCAGGTAAGTATGTTGAAGTAGGTCAGGGAGGCGGCAAGGTTAAAAGAGCTCAGCAAATTTATGTGAATCAGGGAGAGATTTTACCAATGTTAAGTCCTTATTCCATAAAAATCGAACATAAAGGTTCAAGTGAAGTAAGAAATCGACAGCATTGTTGGAAACTCGTACAATGA
- a CDS encoding GNAT family N-acetyltransferase, giving the protein MNPLLLDVPLQLETDRLILRAPLQTGDGNIVNQAIRHLNELKVWLPFAQELPTVEETEINLRNAHINFLKRESFRYLIFHKGTNDFIGTTSLQGIDWDIPKCEIGYWINTRFSGNGYMTEAVNELTNLGFNQIQFRRIEIRCESTNFKSRSIPEKLVFLLEGILRNEDLSADGSKLTHTCIYSVIK; this is encoded by the coding sequence ATGAATCCTTTGTTATTAGATGTTCCGTTACAATTAGAAACAGACAGACTAATTCTTCGAGCACCACTTCAAACTGGTGACGGGAATATTGTAAACCAAGCAATTAGACATTTAAATGAGTTAAAAGTATGGTTGCCTTTTGCCCAAGAACTTCCTACTGTTGAAGAAACAGAAATTAACTTGAGAAATGCTCATATAAATTTTTTGAAAAGAGAAAGTTTTCGTTATCTTATCTTTCATAAGGGTACTAATGATTTTATTGGAACAACGAGTCTTCAGGGAATTGACTGGGATATTCCTAAATGTGAAATCGGATATTGGATCAATACCAGATTTAGTGGCAATGGATATATGACAGAAGCCGTAAATGAGTTAACAAACCTTGGATTTAATCAAATACAATTTAGAAGAATTGAAATAAGATGTGAATCAACAAACTTTAAAAGTCGTTCAATCCCAGAAAAACTAGTTTTTTTACTAGAAGGTATTTTAAGGAATGAGGATTTATCCGCAGATGGTAGCAAGCTAACTCACACTTGTATTTATTCGGTAATAAAGTAA
- a CDS encoding class I SAM-dependent methyltransferase, translated as MEFRGASVYDQEEFFSNYMKRKGRKDSPNNAIESPIIYELIGDFQNKSILDLGCGDASFGKELLNQDAAFYTGIEGSKQMVASASLNLANENGMIHNETMESYSYPTNKFDIVTSRFAIHYVADIHLLFQNVHKALKDNGKFVFSIQHPLTTSSFISKQSGDKRGNWIVDDYFLEGERKEPWIDQIVVKYHRTIEHYFTVLTKCGFSIVGLREGTPKREHFTNDEEFARRQRIPVVLAFSCTK; from the coding sequence ATGGAATTTAGAGGAGCAAGTGTTTATGATCAAGAGGAGTTTTTTTCAAATTATATGAAGAGAAAGGGTAGAAAGGATAGCCCCAACAATGCTATAGAAAGTCCTATCATTTATGAACTCATCGGTGATTTTCAAAATAAAAGTATACTAGACTTAGGATGCGGCGATGCATCGTTTGGAAAGGAATTACTAAATCAAGATGCAGCTTTTTACACTGGCATAGAAGGCTCTAAACAAATGGTAGCATCTGCAAGTCTTAACCTGGCTAATGAAAACGGGATGATTCATAACGAGACAATGGAATCATACAGTTATCCAACGAACAAATTTGATATTGTAACTTCTCGTTTTGCAATACACTATGTGGCAGACATTCATTTACTGTTTCAAAATGTACATAAAGCCTTAAAAGATAATGGTAAGTTTGTGTTCAGTATTCAACATCCCCTCACTACTTCATCTTTTATAAGTAAACAATCAGGAGATAAACGTGGCAACTGGATAGTTGATGACTATTTTCTTGAAGGGGAAAGAAAAGAACCTTGGATTGATCAAATAGTAGTAAAATACCATCGAACAATTGAACATTACTTTACCGTTCTTACTAAGTGTGGTTTTTCAATAGTTGGTTTACGCGAAGGAACACCAAAACGCGAACATTTTACCAACGATGAAGAATTTGCAAGAAGACAAAGGATCCCAGTCGTACTAGCGTTTTCTTGTACGAAATGA
- a CDS encoding SDR family oxidoreductase produces the protein MNQLKNKIAIITGASRLKGIGAAICKELAETGYNIFFTYWTEYDKKMPWSISLDEPMKLKDDLIKKGVKVSCMELDLTQYDAPEQLLNRVSAQLGYPDILINNAAYSTNNNFSNLTAEELDKHYMVNVRATTLLSSKFARNFKKESGGRIVNITSGQFQGPMPGELAYATTKGAVDALTITLSAELAPLGITVNAINPGPTDTGWMSEEIKSELIQKFPFGRIGEPRDVAKTIKFLVSDEAEWITGQIIHSEGGFKR, from the coding sequence ATGAACCAATTAAAAAATAAAATTGCTATTATTACGGGTGCAAGCCGTCTTAAAGGAATTGGAGCAGCTATTTGTAAAGAGTTAGCCGAAACGGGCTATAATATATTTTTTACATATTGGACAGAGTATGATAAAAAAATGCCTTGGAGCATTAGTCTAGATGAGCCTATGAAATTAAAAGATGATTTAATAAAAAAAGGTGTTAAGGTGTCGTGTATGGAGTTGGATTTAACTCAATATGATGCACCAGAACAACTTTTAAATAGAGTTTCTGCACAGCTTGGTTATCCTGATATATTGATTAATAACGCAGCCTACTCGACAAACAACAATTTTTCTAATTTAACTGCCGAAGAATTAGATAAACACTATATGGTTAATGTTCGAGCAACGACACTATTAAGTAGTAAATTTGCCCGGAACTTTAAGAAGGAATCTGGAGGAAGAATTGTCAATATTACTTCAGGACAATTTCAAGGACCAATGCCTGGTGAATTAGCATATGCAACAACAAAAGGGGCGGTAGATGCACTTACTATAACATTGTCTGCTGAACTAGCCCCTTTGGGAATAACGGTTAATGCAATAAATCCAGGTCCAACTGATACAGGATGGATGTCAGAGGAAATAAAAAGTGAATTAATACAGAAGTTTCCTTTCGGTAGGATTGGTGAGCCAAGAGACGTTGCAAAAACAATTAAATTTTTGGTGAGTGATGAAGCAGAATGGATTACTGGTCAGATTATTCATTCTGAAGGTGGATTTAAAAGATAG
- a CDS encoding DUF6882 domain-containing protein, translated as MSMTDDQFDDYLDYCYDKLESKQGKLFQKYGIGSFEEYWYSQEGSILQFKTDSEVKLEFNVVFIGSWSSNSDTWMWAWGNESMIHQTRNQSIVLKELQQVTGYDIFANPYFKCDEAMAHELTAFAVEHLNAEGMYISPDGKSHLFMAIMSQNFSKL; from the coding sequence TTGTCAATGACGGATGACCAATTTGATGATTATCTTGATTATTGCTATGACAAATTAGAATCTAAGCAAGGCAAACTCTTTCAAAAATATGGAATAGGTAGCTTTGAAGAGTATTGGTATAGTCAAGAAGGTTCAATTTTACAATTTAAAACTGATAGTGAAGTAAAATTAGAATTTAACGTTGTTTTTATAGGTTCATGGTCCAGTAATAGTGATACCTGGATGTGGGCTTGGGGTAATGAAAGTATGATTCATCAGACAAGAAATCAATCCATCGTACTAAAAGAATTACAACAGGTAACTGGTTACGACATTTTTGCTAATCCATACTTTAAATGTGATGAAGCTATGGCACACGAATTAACAGCATTCGCCGTAGAACACCTGAATGCCGAAGGAATGTACATATCGCCTGATGGGAAAAGTCATTTGTTTATGGCTATTATGTCACAGAATTTTTCTAAACTTTAA
- a CDS encoding WGxxGxxG family protein, whose translation MFKKILYSSFALLFAAMLYGMSTGYAHTPVTKSDSNKVFHVAQNGNDINNDDNDDNDMDWGWIGLIGLAGLFGLRRNDRK comes from the coding sequence GTGTTTAAAAAAATTCTTTATTCATCCTTTGCTCTGTTGTTTGCTGCAATGCTGTATGGAATGTCAACTGGTTATGCTCATACCCCTGTCACAAAATCCGACAGTAACAAAGTCTTCCATGTTGCTCAAAACGGTAATGACATTAATAATGATGACAATGACGATAACGACATGGATTGGGGTTGGATTGGTTTAATTGGTTTAGCAGGTCTATTTGGTTTGAGAAGGAACGATAGGAAATAA
- a CDS encoding DUF3231 family protein, producing the protein MGILSGNPQNEPMHYGEVFGTWTYLTVEKGLYAGYQIFANHTGDDDLKKLIEEVLQGLKQEMNQTEELLKANGVGLPPSPPDRPTADLESIPVGARFSDPEISASISKDIAAGLVACSQIIGQCIREDVALMFGQFHMAKALLGAKFLKLNKEKGWLIPPPLHLQVPEKN; encoded by the coding sequence ATGGGAATTCTAAGTGGTAATCCTCAAAATGAGCCTATGCATTATGGTGAAGTCTTTGGTACATGGACTTACCTAACTGTTGAAAAAGGACTTTATGCTGGATACCAAATCTTTGCAAATCACACTGGTGACGATGACCTCAAAAAACTTATTGAAGAAGTATTACAAGGTTTAAAACAAGAAATGAATCAAACTGAAGAGCTACTAAAAGCAAATGGTGTAGGACTTCCACCTTCACCCCCAGACCGTCCAACAGCAGATTTAGAAAGTATACCAGTAGGTGCAAGATTTTCAGACCCTGAAATTAGTGCTTCAATTTCAAAGGATATCGCTGCTGGTTTAGTAGCGTGCAGTCAAATAATTGGGCAATGTATTCGTGAAGATGTTGCTTTAATGTTTGGTCAATTCCATATGGCCAAAGCCCTTTTAGGTGCAAAATTTTTAAAGCTTAATAAAGAAAAAGGCTGGTTAATCCCACCACCACTGCACTTACAAGTACCTGAAAAAAATTAA